The Pseudorhodobacter turbinis genome includes a window with the following:
- a CDS encoding rhomboid family intramembrane serine protease, which translates to MLLVINILPELVLQLADRGIIATPWLRTAVYALGAFQPDLMIKHGAFFFGQSLTMFFTYGVLHTGMTHLVINMIGLAWLGRWVLQYRSSETFLTFYLLATVGAAEAFALIGPGAGMMVGASGALFGLMGLYLADSGLLTPRTDAWHSLMGRIIGATAALILSDIASSALLGNPVAWQAHAGGFLTGAALGLIYPPRQPRRA; encoded by the coding sequence ATGTTGCTTGTGATTAACATACTGCCGGAACTGGTCTTGCAGTTGGCGGATCGCGGCATCATCGCCACCCCGTGGCTGCGCACCGCAGTCTATGCGCTCGGGGCGTTCCAGCCTGATCTGATGATCAAGCATGGCGCTTTTTTCTTTGGACAATCGCTGACGATGTTTTTTACCTACGGCGTGCTGCACACAGGCATGACCCATCTGGTGATCAACATGATCGGGCTGGCATGGCTGGGCCGGTGGGTCTTGCAATATCGCAGCTCCGAGACATTTCTGACCTTTTATCTGCTCGCCACCGTCGGGGCCGCCGAGGCCTTCGCGCTGATCGGTCCCGGCGCGGGGATGATGGTGGGCGCATCAGGGGCCTTGTTCGGCCTGATGGGGCTGTATCTGGCCGATAGTGGCCTTCTTACCCCGCGTACCGATGCTTGGCACAGCCTAATGGGGCGCATCATCGGGGCAACGGCCGCGTTGATCCTTTCGGATATCGCTAGCTCTGCGCTACTGGGAAACCCTGTTGCCTGGCAGGCCCACGCCGGTGGTTTTTTGACCGGTGCCGCCCTTGGGCTGATCTATCCGCCAAGGCAACCGCGCCGCGCATGA